In a single window of the Niabella ginsenosidivorans genome:
- a CDS encoding RagB/SusD family nutrient uptake outer membrane protein, which yields MKKYIYILSAFVGLITTSCTKFLEEKPTGFITPDAELSSFKVARAFADGCYQNLKDAVLGNQPSSYGGNTWNLMEFMTGKTGSDLGQTGYTTFQKLTFTDEAFYVDTWWQNLYKGIGACNEAITAIPSINASDLSDEQKTNMLAEAHAMRALYYFYLVRLYGAVPEITEVPKDLNSLKPSRAAAKEIYDDIIIPDLLTAEKSTLPWKDADGRISMGAVKSVLADVYLTYAGAAINGGNQYYAESAKRSLDVINKGGYSLFTEYTDMIDPANKNTKEFIFQVQYAASVNVNNPLTPLTIPNYSGISLYSDEYGSVYPTDQFIASFPAGDKRVKERQFIYRSYPNAKTGATVTFAHPYIYKWFDVNAITNTLKADLNYSLYRYADVLLMYAEASNRAEGAPNAVAQKALNDIRKRAELAPFTNTNTDAFEKEVWLERYFELCFENKMWFDMIRTRKIHNDVTGNWDNFVGHKTVFGSTYTEKQLLFPIPKQETDINPNLLPNNTGF from the coding sequence ATGAAAAAGTATATATATATTCTTAGTGCTTTTGTAGGACTGATAACAACGTCCTGCACCAAATTCCTGGAAGAAAAGCCCACAGGTTTTATTACACCTGATGCAGAACTGTCAAGTTTTAAAGTGGCGCGCGCTTTTGCAGATGGATGCTATCAAAACCTAAAAGATGCTGTTTTGGGAAATCAACCTTCTTCTTACGGCGGAAATACATGGAACCTGATGGAATTTATGACGGGCAAGACCGGTAGTGATCTCGGGCAAACAGGGTACACCACCTTTCAAAAGCTCACATTTACAGACGAGGCATTTTATGTAGATACCTGGTGGCAAAATTTATACAAGGGTATTGGCGCCTGTAATGAAGCTATTACGGCAATACCTTCTATTAATGCCAGTGATTTATCCGATGAGCAAAAAACAAATATGCTGGCAGAGGCGCATGCCATGAGAGCATTATATTACTTTTATTTAGTGCGTTTATATGGAGCTGTTCCGGAAATTACTGAAGTGCCAAAGGATTTAAATTCTTTGAAGCCTTCCCGGGCTGCCGCAAAAGAGATCTATGATGATATCATTATACCGGATCTGTTAACAGCAGAAAAATCAACATTGCCCTGGAAAGATGCAGACGGACGGATCTCTATGGGAGCGGTAAAATCTGTCTTGGCAGATGTGTACTTAACGTATGCCGGTGCGGCCATCAATGGAGGAAATCAGTATTATGCAGAATCGGCTAAGCGCTCCCTGGACGTGATCAATAAAGGTGGATATTCTCTGTTTACAGAGTATACTGATATGATTGATCCTGCCAATAAGAATACAAAGGAGTTTATTTTCCAGGTACAATATGCAGCTTCTGTAAACGTTAATAACCCTCTGACGCCGCTCACAATTCCAAACTATAGCGGAATCTCTCTTTATTCAGATGAATACGGTTCTGTTTATCCTACAGACCAGTTCATAGCTTCTTTTCCGGCAGGAGATAAAAGGGTAAAAGAACGTCAGTTTATTTACAGGAGTTATCCCAACGCAAAAACAGGGGCAACAGTTACTTTTGCACATCCATACATTTATAAATGGTTTGATGTAAATGCAATTACCAATACGTTAAAGGCGGACCTGAACTATTCGTTATATCGCTATGCAGATGTGTTGCTAATGTACGCAGAGGCGTCTAACCGTGCAGAAGGGGCTCCAAATGCAGTTGCGCAGAAGGCGTTGAATGATATTCGTAAGCGGGCGGAACTGGCTCCGTTTACCAATACGAATACAGATGCTTTTGAAAAAGAAGTTTGGCTGGAACGGTATTTTGAACTCTGTTTTGAGAACAAGATGTGGTTCGATATGATACGTACCCGTAAAATTCATAATGATGTTACCGGCAACTGGGACAATTTTGTAGGGCATAAAACAGTATTTGGCTCAACATATACTGAAAAGCAATTATTATTTCCCATTCCCAAACAGGAAACAGACATCAATCCGAACCTGTTACCCAATAATACAGGCTTCTAA
- a CDS encoding SusC/RagA family TonB-linked outer membrane protein, with translation MRNLNLLPMRTTLYRLRFRHFMFTALLGCCLYPGMKGIAAPVVYLQQQATVTGVVTNDKGEPLAGVTVEMKGSQTAVITDEAGRFSIHLPNSNATLVFSYVGYANYEQAVNGRTDIGTVILKTTTASSLDEVVVIGYGTARKSDLTGAISVLKSDKLMDAPVPNVTQALQGKVPGVDVSINNNAPGAGAKVRVRGLGSINSSLDPTYVVDGVIGVDPNSINPNDIASMEVLKDASATAIYGSRGANGVIMITTKRGRKGPTQVSYEGNVNVGQLYRHLPALNATEFVKMYNEAYANSAKWNNGVAVAPPKALNHQNFPLLFDENDNPIYNTNWEKEVYKPATSTSHQLNFQGGSDKTLFSLSMGYLDQNGIMINSWFKRYSARFTLDNEVNKWLKVGGSIAFSKGLQRMVSDGNGGLNVPRMVTEALPILPVKYPDGTWSGNSDIDGMEGGATPVHIANDRYSLNNNIQVQGNTYLLFKLTKDLEFKSDFGYNVNTQKNNFFSSNDLHNLSQDQGGVANIRSSQFVYWQSENYLTWNKQFDNGHRMTAMLGASWQKTNTETVFAETQNFIDNYFQWYNLGAGSVRNAITSGTGDYAMNSYYARVMYNINDKYMFTATGRADGSSRFGKNNKYAFFPSVGAAWRVSNEDFMKNNSAISDLKIRASYGGTGNQEIGSYMSIPQISSSTTVLAGANQSTLLPSYLGNPDLKWETSWQADAGLELGLWNNRVYLTADFYNRTTKDLLLQTPVAWSAGLQQNYVYRNVGSVRNTGLEIGLSTENIKTENFKWTTNFIFATNKNRILKLNDGNADIFPGPNFLGQTNILRVGEAIGSFWGRTRLGTYSTDEADLAASQGLLPGDRKYLLDENGKEVYSIIGRSVPKWTGTFSSTLNYKNFDFSFDIRFVQGVNTAATFKHSTEDRQTIANSLATVLDGWTPDHQNTMISQVRPYKWAQDSKFDTWWVEDGSYIRGQNFILGYSIPKATIDRWRIQKLRIYASVQNLFISTKYTGYDPEVDTYNSSFGNNSNFSQNLDFFSYPRPRVWNLGVSLVF, from the coding sequence ATGAGAAATCTAAACCTGTTGCCTATGCGCACTACGTTATACCGTTTGCGTTTCAGGCATTTTATGTTTACTGCTTTACTGGGGTGTTGTTTATACCCGGGCATGAAGGGGATAGCAGCCCCGGTTGTTTATCTGCAGCAGCAGGCTACGGTAACCGGTGTGGTAACCAATGATAAAGGAGAACCTTTAGCCGGCGTTACTGTAGAGATGAAAGGCTCGCAAACCGCTGTGATAACGGACGAGGCCGGTAGGTTCAGCATTCATCTTCCCAACAGCAATGCCACCCTGGTATTTTCTTATGTGGGGTATGCCAATTACGAACAGGCAGTTAACGGGCGTACAGATATTGGCACTGTTATTTTAAAAACGACCACAGCTTCCAGTCTTGATGAGGTAGTAGTGATTGGCTATGGTACGGCAAGAAAATCTGATTTGACGGGAGCTATATCTGTTCTGAAATCAGATAAATTGATGGATGCTCCGGTGCCGAACGTTACTCAGGCCCTGCAGGGAAAAGTGCCGGGTGTGGATGTGAGCATCAATAATAATGCGCCTGGTGCAGGTGCCAAAGTGCGTGTGCGCGGATTGGGATCAATAAATTCGTCGTTAGATCCAACCTATGTGGTGGATGGAGTAATTGGAGTTGATCCCAATAGCATCAATCCAAATGATATCGCTTCAATGGAGGTGCTGAAAGACGCATCTGCTACTGCTATTTACGGGTCTCGTGGTGCTAACGGAGTTATTATGATCACCACAAAGCGTGGCCGCAAAGGCCCCACACAGGTTTCTTATGAAGGAAATGTAAATGTAGGCCAGCTTTACAGGCATTTGCCTGCGCTGAATGCTACGGAATTTGTTAAAATGTATAATGAAGCCTACGCAAATTCTGCAAAATGGAACAATGGGGTTGCTGTAGCTCCTCCCAAAGCGCTGAATCATCAGAATTTTCCGTTATTATTTGATGAAAATGATAACCCTATTTATAATACCAATTGGGAAAAGGAAGTGTATAAGCCTGCAACGTCTACAAGTCATCAGCTGAATTTTCAGGGAGGAAGCGACAAAACGCTCTTTAGTTTGTCGATGGGATATCTGGACCAAAACGGTATTATGATCAACTCCTGGTTTAAGCGCTATTCTGCCCGTTTTACATTGGATAATGAAGTAAATAAATGGTTGAAAGTAGGAGGTAGCATTGCATTTTCCAAAGGCTTACAACGCATGGTATCTGATGGAAATGGAGGATTGAATGTACCAAGAATGGTGACGGAGGCGCTTCCGATCTTACCGGTAAAATATCCTGATGGAACCTGGTCCGGTAATAGCGATATTGATGGTATGGAAGGAGGCGCTACCCCGGTACATATTGCTAATGACCGGTATTCATTGAATAACAATATCCAGGTTCAGGGAAACACTTATCTGTTGTTTAAACTTACAAAGGATCTGGAGTTTAAATCGGATTTCGGATATAATGTAAATACCCAAAAGAATAATTTCTTCTCATCTAATGATCTTCATAATCTTTCGCAGGATCAGGGCGGTGTAGCCAATATCCGGTCCTCGCAGTTTGTTTACTGGCAATCTGAAAATTATCTGACATGGAATAAACAGTTTGATAATGGGCATAGGATGACAGCAATGTTGGGAGCTTCATGGCAAAAAACGAATACGGAAACGGTGTTTGCAGAAACACAAAACTTTATAGATAATTATTTCCAGTGGTATAATTTGGGTGCTGGTTCGGTAAGAAACGCTATAACTTCAGGAACCGGAGATTATGCCATGAATTCTTATTATGCGCGCGTCATGTATAACATTAATGATAAGTATATGTTTACTGCAACAGGACGTGCTGATGGATCTTCCAGGTTTGGTAAAAATAATAAATACGCATTCTTCCCATCTGTCGGTGCCGCGTGGAGAGTTTCGAATGAGGATTTTATGAAAAACAATTCAGCAATTAGTGACTTAAAGATCCGGGCAAGCTATGGCGGTACCGGTAACCAGGAGATTGGCAGCTATATGTCAATCCCTCAGATCTCATCCTCAACAACTGTTCTGGCTGGTGCAAATCAATCTACCTTGCTGCCCAGCTATCTGGGAAATCCGGATCTGAAATGGGAAACAAGCTGGCAGGCTGATGCAGGTCTGGAATTGGGACTGTGGAATAACAGAGTTTATCTTACAGCTGATTTTTACAACAGAACCACTAAAGATCTGCTATTGCAGACCCCTGTTGCGTGGAGTGCGGGGCTCCAGCAAAATTATGTTTACAGAAATGTGGGCTCTGTAAGAAACACAGGTCTTGAAATCGGGTTAAGCACAGAAAATATTAAAACAGAAAATTTTAAATGGACCACCAATTTCATTTTTGCCACCAATAAAAACAGGATTCTTAAACTAAACGATGGGAATGCGGATATATTTCCCGGCCCTAACTTTTTAGGGCAAACCAATATTTTACGGGTGGGAGAAGCTATAGGATCATTTTGGGGGAGAACCCGGTTAGGAACTTATAGTACCGATGAAGCAGATCTGGCAGCTTCTCAGGGACTACTACCGGGTGACCGCAAATACCTGCTTGATGAAAACGGTAAAGAAGTATATAGCATTATCGGACGGTCTGTACCAAAATGGACGGGCACCTTCTCCAGCACATTGAACTATAAAAATTTTGATTTTTCTTTCGATATCCGTTTTGTGCAGGGTGTTAATACGGCAGCAACGTTCAAGCATTCAACAGAAGATCGTCAAACCATTGCAAACAGCCTGGCCACTGTGCTGGATGGGTGGACTCCCGATCATCAGAATACCATGATCTCCCAGGTACGCCCTTATAAGTGGGCGCAGGATTCCAAATTTGATACCTGGTGGGTAGAGGATGGTTCTTATATCCGCGGTCAGAACTTTATTCTGGGATATTCCATTCCAAAAGCAACAATTGACCGTTGGCGGATTCAGAAGTTGAGGATCTATGCAAGCGTTCAGAACCTGTTTATAAGCACTAAGTATACCGGTTATGATCCTGAAGTGGATACTTATAACAGCTCTTTTGGCAATAACTCAAATTTTTCGCAAAACCTGGATTTCTTCTCCTATCCCCGCCCACGGGTTTGGAATCTGGGAGTTAGTCTTGTATTTTAA